Proteins encoded in a region of the Anoxybacillus amylolyticus genome:
- the guaB gene encoding IMP dehydrogenase produces MWESKFLKEGLTFDDVLLIPAKSEVLPRDVDVTAKLSPTLQLNIPIISAGMDTVTEAEMAIAMARQGGLGIIHKNMSIEQQAEQVDKVKRSERGVITDPFFLTPEHQVYDAEHLMGKYRISGVPIVNNEIEQKLVGIITNRDLRFIQDYSIKISDVMTKENLITAPVGTTLEEAEKILQKYKVEKLPLVDENGVLKGLITIKDIEKVIEFPNSAKDKQGRLLVGAAVGVTADTMTRVKKLVEANVDVIVVDTAHGHSKGVIDTVRKIREQYPSLNIVAGNVATAEATRDLIEAGANIIKVGIGPGSICTTRVVAGVGVPQITAIYDCATEARKYGVPIIADGGIKYSGDIVKALAAGAHAVMLGSLLAGVTESPGETEIYQGRRFKVYRGMGSVAAMEKGSKDRYFQEDNKKFVPEGIEGRVPYKGPLADTIYQLVGGLRSGMGYCGTRNLEELREKTQFIRMTGAGLRESHPHDVQITKEAPNYSLS; encoded by the coding sequence ATGTGGGAATCTAAATTTTTAAAAGAAGGATTAACGTTTGATGACGTTTTGCTTATTCCTGCTAAGTCAGAAGTACTGCCTCGCGATGTGGACGTTACAGCCAAACTAAGCCCGACATTACAACTAAATATCCCAATCATTAGCGCAGGAATGGATACGGTCACAGAAGCTGAGATGGCAATTGCGATGGCTCGCCAAGGCGGATTAGGAATTATCCATAAAAATATGTCGATTGAACAGCAAGCGGAGCAAGTAGATAAAGTCAAGCGGTCTGAACGAGGGGTCATTACTGATCCATTTTTCTTAACTCCGGAGCACCAAGTGTATGATGCAGAACATTTAATGGGGAAATATCGCATTTCTGGTGTTCCAATCGTTAATAATGAAATCGAACAAAAGCTTGTGGGAATTATTACAAACCGAGACTTACGTTTTATTCAAGATTACTCCATTAAAATTTCTGACGTGATGACGAAAGAAAATTTAATCACTGCTCCTGTTGGAACGACGTTAGAAGAGGCAGAGAAAATTTTACAAAAATATAAAGTCGAGAAATTACCGCTTGTCGATGAAAATGGTGTTCTTAAAGGGTTAATAACAATTAAAGATATTGAAAAAGTGATCGAATTCCCAAATTCAGCGAAGGACAAGCAAGGGCGTTTGTTAGTTGGTGCGGCTGTTGGGGTTACGGCAGACACAATGACGCGTGTAAAAAAGCTTGTTGAGGCGAATGTTGACGTCATCGTTGTCGACACAGCGCATGGCCATTCCAAAGGAGTTATTGACACCGTTCGGAAAATTCGCGAGCAATATCCGTCATTAAATATTGTTGCTGGGAATGTCGCGACAGCAGAGGCGACACGCGACTTAATTGAAGCAGGTGCAAATATTATTAAAGTTGGAATCGGACCAGGATCTATTTGTACGACGCGCGTTGTCGCAGGGGTCGGTGTTCCACAAATTACCGCTATCTATGATTGTGCGACAGAGGCACGGAAGTACGGGGTGCCGATTATTGCCGATGGAGGAATTAAATATTCAGGTGACATTGTGAAGGCGTTAGCGGCCGGCGCGCATGCGGTCATGCTTGGAAGCTTGTTGGCGGGCGTAACAGAAAGCCCTGGGGAAACAGAAATTTATCAAGGACGACGCTTTAAAGTGTACCGTGGTATGGGGTCGGTAGCAGCGATGGAAAAGGGAAGCAAAGACCGATACTTCCAAGAAGATAATAAAAAATTTGTCCCAGAAGGCATTGAAGGCCGTGTACCATATAAAGGACCGCTTGCCGATACGATTTACCAATTGGTTGGTGGGTTGAGATCGGGAATGGGGTATTGTGGAACGAGAAATTTAGAAGAATTGCGAGAAAAGACGCAGTTTATCCGCATGACAGGCGCCGGATTAAGAGAAAGCCATCCGCATGACGTACAAATTACAAAAGAAGCACCAAACTATTCTCTCTCTTAA
- a CDS encoding YaaC family protein translates to MLRYQHIWESFTSFHSTSIVQPFLYRCYTKIGREDAKQKSYTNCDTFLYYLEHGKNFYLTARNSPISIQPVLLFYGIAQLLKACILTVDADYPDSSSVLAHGVSVRKRKKQQYDFFTDEVKIQKYGLFTHFSEKMFHVKQISGEKIHMKVLLQRIGELHELFETYYGQPLSRKTIYDPFRQSLFIPNIILDDYHMTFERFISYLTKKWGWIQAGDVHLEGKYIKVTCHHELSILCEPLMLDINDGVYRIPTVREKLFQWPEIMAHYLLLYNLSMISRYETEWWGELLHSYSSEAYPFIHKFLSVTAEKSPRLLYEYLHSLRKTWDA, encoded by the coding sequence GTGTTGCGCTATCAACATATTTGGGAATCGTTCACTTCTTTTCATTCAACTAGTATCGTTCAACCATTTTTATATCGTTGCTATACAAAAATAGGAAGAGAAGACGCAAAACAAAAAAGCTATACGAATTGTGACACGTTTCTTTATTATTTAGAGCACGGAAAAAACTTTTATTTAACCGCTCGCAATTCCCCGATTTCCATTCAACCGGTTCTTTTGTTCTATGGGATCGCTCAGCTTTTGAAAGCATGTATTCTTACTGTTGATGCAGATTATCCTGATTCGTCATCCGTTTTAGCGCATGGCGTTTCTGTTAGAAAACGAAAAAAACAACAATATGATTTTTTTACTGACGAAGTAAAAATTCAAAAATATGGATTGTTTACTCATTTTTCTGAAAAAATGTTTCATGTGAAACAAATAAGCGGAGAAAAAATTCATATGAAGGTATTATTACAACGAATAGGCGAGCTACATGAGTTATTTGAAACATATTACGGCCAGCCATTATCAAGAAAAACTATTTACGATCCTTTCCGTCAATCGCTTTTCATTCCTAACATCATTTTAGACGATTACCATATGACGTTTGAACGTTTTATCAGCTATCTCACTAAAAAATGGGGATGGATTCAAGCAGGAGATGTGCATCTAGAAGGGAAGTATATAAAAGTAACGTGTCACCATGAACTCAGTATTTTATGCGAACCGCTTATGTTAGATATAAACGATGGCGTATATCGCATCCCAACCGTCCGAGAAAAACTATTTCAGTGGCCGGAAATAATGGCTCATTATTTATTATTATATAACTTAAGCATGATTTCTCGTTATGAAACAGAGTGGTGGGGAGAATTATTGCATTCCTATTCTAGTGAAGCTTATCCGTTTATTCATAAATTTTTATCGGTCACAGCAGAAAAAAGTCCTCGACTACTATATGAATATTTACATTCTCTAAGAAAGACATGGGATGCTTAA
- the pdxT gene encoding pyridoxal 5'-phosphate synthase glutaminase subunit PdxT, with protein sequence MMKVGVLGLQGAVREHARSVEACGAEAIVVKKPEQLQEIDGLIIPGGESTTMRRLMDKYGFMEPLKQFAAQGKPMFGTCAGLIILAKRIVGYEEPHLGVMDVTVERNSFGRQRESFEAELSIAGIADDFVGVFIRAPHIVEVGEDVEILAKHEGRIVAARQEQFLGCSFHPELTDDHRMTKYFIQMVKESKA encoded by the coding sequence ATGATGAAAGTCGGTGTGTTAGGATTACAAGGAGCGGTACGGGAACATGCCCGCTCTGTGGAAGCGTGTGGCGCAGAAGCGATTGTTGTAAAAAAACCGGAGCAATTGCAAGAAATCGATGGCTTAATTATCCCTGGCGGCGAAAGCACGACGATGCGCCGTCTGATGGACAAATATGGATTTATGGAGCCGTTAAAACAATTTGCGGCACAAGGGAAGCCGATGTTTGGAACGTGTGCGGGCTTAATTATTTTAGCAAAGCGCATCGTGGGATACGAAGAGCCTCACCTTGGAGTAATGGATGTAACGGTCGAGCGCAATTCATTCGGAAGACAGCGTGAAAGTTTTGAAGCAGAGTTATCAATTGCTGGAATTGCGGATGATTTTGTTGGGGTGTTTATTCGTGCCCCACACATTGTAGAAGTCGGCGAAGATGTTGAGATTTTGGCTAAGCACGAAGGGCGAATTGTAGCAGCAAGACAAGAACAGTTTTTAGGTTGTTCGTTCCATCCAGAATTGACGGAT
- a CDS encoding serine hydrolase — MKRKKQIIMGFIVALLFSVIFPFGNAKAMQDPLNIEADAAILVDAKTGRILYEKNIDTVLGIASMTKMMTEYLLLEAIKEKHVKWDQQYTPSDYVYRLSQDRDLSNVPLRKDGKYTVRELYEAMAIYSANAATVAIAEIVGGSEENFVKMMNDKAKQLGLPGYKFVNATGLSNQDLKGLHPQGTNENEENVMSARSVAMLAYHLLKEYPEVLQTASIPKKIFREGTDDQIKMDNWNWMLPGLIYSYEGVDGLKTGYTEFAGYCFTGTAERNGMRFITVVMNAKTNGKSSIGARFEQTRKLFDYAFSNYSLKELYPAGYEQKGNSTLPVEKGKEKVVAIVTKQPLTLIVKNGEEKKYKPVYVFEKKELTAPVKKGTTVGYMTIKYTGTDSNEYLAPSFKNEVKVDVVTKTSVEKANWFVLMMRGIGGLFSDVWTSVAKTVKGWF; from the coding sequence GTGAAACGGAAGAAGCAGATCATTATGGGGTTCATTGTTGCCTTGTTATTTTCGGTTATATTTCCATTTGGCAACGCTAAAGCAATGCAAGATCCATTAAATATTGAAGCAGATGCAGCAATTCTCGTTGATGCGAAAACAGGTCGGATTTTGTACGAGAAAAATATTGATACCGTACTTGGAATTGCTAGTATGACGAAAATGATGACGGAGTATTTGTTGCTTGAAGCAATTAAAGAGAAGCATGTTAAGTGGGACCAGCAGTATACGCCAAGCGACTACGTTTATCGACTTTCGCAAGATCGCGATTTGTCTAACGTTCCGCTTCGTAAGGACGGAAAATATACTGTTCGTGAGCTTTATGAGGCAATGGCGATTTACTCTGCTAACGCTGCGACAGTGGCGATTGCTGAGATTGTTGGCGGATCAGAAGAAAATTTTGTTAAAATGATGAATGATAAAGCAAAGCAACTTGGTCTTCCAGGATATAAATTTGTCAATGCAACAGGGCTAAGCAATCAAGACTTAAAAGGGCTGCACCCTCAAGGGACGAACGAAAACGAGGAAAACGTTATGTCCGCTCGGTCAGTTGCGATGTTGGCGTATCATTTGCTGAAAGAATATCCGGAAGTGTTGCAAACAGCGAGTATCCCCAAAAAAATCTTTCGGGAAGGTACTGATGACCAAATTAAGATGGATAACTGGAACTGGATGTTGCCTGGTCTTATTTACTCGTATGAAGGGGTAGACGGCTTAAAAACAGGATATACGGAATTTGCTGGATACTGTTTTACAGGGACAGCAGAGCGAAATGGCATGCGTTTTATTACCGTTGTGATGAATGCGAAAACGAACGGAAAATCAAGCATTGGTGCACGATTTGAACAGACGAGAAAATTGTTTGACTACGCGTTCAGTAATTATTCGTTGAAAGAACTTTATCCGGCGGGATACGAACAAAAAGGGAATAGTACATTGCCGGTAGAGAAAGGAAAAGAAAAAGTTGTCGCGATCGTGACAAAACAGCCGCTTACGCTTATCGTAAAAAACGGCGAAGAAAAAAAATATAAGCCAGTATATGTATTCGAGAAAAAAGAACTTACGGCACCTGTGAAAAAAGGAACAACTGTAGGATATATGACGATAAAATACACAGGTACAGACTCCAACGAGTATTTAGCGCCAAGCTTTAAAAATGAAGTGAAAGTAGATGTAGTGACAAAGACAAGTGTGGAAAAAGCAAATTGGTTTGTATTAATGATGAGAGGAATTGGCGGTCTATTTAGCGATGTGTGGACAAGTGTTGCGAAAACGGTTAAAGGTTGGTTTTAA
- the pdxS gene encoding pyridoxal 5'-phosphate synthase lyase subunit PdxS: MAITGTERVKRGMAEMQKGGVIMDVVNAEQAKIAEAAGAVAVMALERVPADIRAAGGVARMADPTVIEEVMKAVSIPVMAKARIGHYVEARVLEALGVDYIDESEVLTPADEEFHIDKRQFTVPFVCGCRDLGEAARRIAEGASMLRTKGEPGTGNIVEAVRHMRKVNAQVRKVVSMSEDELMTEAKNLGAPFEVLLEIKRLGRLPVVNFAAGGVATPADAALMMYLGADGVFVGSGIFKSENPEKYARAIVEATTHYEDYELIAHLSKGLGGAMKGIDISSLLPEQRMQERGW, translated from the coding sequence GTGGCGATTACAGGTACTGAACGTGTAAAACGTGGGATGGCAGAGATGCAAAAAGGCGGCGTCATTATGGACGTTGTTAATGCAGAACAGGCAAAAATTGCGGAAGCGGCAGGAGCGGTAGCGGTTATGGCGCTAGAGCGCGTTCCAGCAGATATTCGTGCAGCTGGAGGCGTCGCGCGTATGGCGGATCCGACTGTGATTGAAGAAGTCATGAAAGCTGTTTCGATTCCGGTTATGGCGAAAGCGCGCATTGGTCATTATGTAGAAGCGCGTGTGTTGGAGGCGCTAGGTGTAGACTACATTGATGAGAGCGAAGTGTTAACTCCAGCAGACGAGGAGTTCCATATTGACAAACGTCAATTTACGGTTCCATTTGTTTGCGGTTGTCGTGATTTAGGGGAAGCCGCTCGCCGAATTGCAGAAGGCGCTTCGATGTTGCGCACGAAAGGAGAACCGGGAACAGGAAATATTGTCGAAGCGGTTCGTCATATGCGCAAAGTAAACGCGCAAGTTCGTAAAGTAGTCAGCATGAGCGAAGATGAGTTAATGACAGAAGCAAAAAATTTAGGGGCGCCATTTGAAGTGTTATTAGAAATTAAACGTCTTGGTCGTCTTCCTGTCGTTAACTTCGCAGCAGGTGGCGTAGCAACCCCAGCAGACGCTGCATTAATGATGTATTTAGGAGCAGACGGTGTATTTGTAGGGTCAGGTATTTTTAAATCTGAAAATCCTGAGAAATATGCACGTGCGATTGTTGAGGCGACTACTCATTACGAAGATTATGAGTTAATTGCTCACCTATCGAAAGGATTAGGAGGAGCGATGAAAGGAATCGACATTTCCTCTTTATTACCAGAACAACGCATGCAAGAACGTGGTTGGTAA